One part of the Bdellovibrio bacteriovorus genome encodes these proteins:
- a CDS encoding flagellin N-terminal helical domain-containing protein — protein MGLRIATNTASIAAQRVLSKQQKRAEHAAQALASGSRIVNAADDAAGLAISENFKGQLKGIGQARNNANNAISFVQVSEGGLNEVSNILVRLRELGVQAASDTVSDTEREFLNKETQQLIQEADRIAKTTVFGTKKMLDGTAGAMEFQVGAYSDENNVIKFEFDADSTASALGIDSIAMADRGDARASLEQVDQAIEKVSGMRANFGAMQSRMESAVSNLDVSYENLSAANSRIRDTDVAKETAEMTSASILQNTAVSVLAQANQLPQVAMKLV, from the coding sequence ATGGGCTTAAGAATCGCAACAAACACCGCATCTATCGCAGCACAACGCGTGCTATCCAAACAACAGAAACGCGCAGAGCATGCCGCACAGGCATTGGCTTCTGGTAGCCGTATCGTAAATGCGGCCGACGACGCCGCCGGCTTGGCGATTTCTGAGAACTTCAAAGGACAATTGAAAGGTATCGGTCAGGCGCGAAACAACGCCAACAATGCCATCTCATTTGTTCAGGTCAGTGAGGGGGGCTTGAATGAGGTCTCCAACATTCTGGTGCGTCTGCGTGAGCTGGGCGTACAGGCGGCTTCCGATACTGTGAGTGACACAGAGAGGGAGTTCCTAAATAAAGAAACCCAACAGCTTATCCAAGAGGCGGATCGTATTGCCAAGACCACGGTCTTCGGTACGAAGAAAATGCTTGATGGAACCGCCGGAGCGATGGAGTTCCAGGTGGGTGCCTACTCGGATGAGAACAACGTTATTAAATTTGAATTTGATGCCGACTCGACGGCCTCGGCTTTGGGAATCGATTCGATTGCCATGGCGGACAGGGGGGATGCGCGTGCGTCTCTGGAGCAGGTCGACCAGGCAATTGAAAAAGTCTCGGGTATGCGAGCGAACTTCGGTGCGATGCAGTCGCGAATGGAGTCCGCTGTGAGTAACCTTGACGTGTCCTATGAAAACTTGTCTGCGGCGAACTCTCGAATCCGCGACACCGACGTGGCGAAAGAAACGGCCGAAATGACATCTGCAAGTATTCTGCAAAATACAGCGGTGTCGGTTCTGGCTCAAGCCAACCAGTTGCCACAAGTTGCAATGAAGTTGGTCTAA
- a CDS encoding alpha/beta fold hydrolase yields the protein MKTIALFISVLLVSLTAAAKVQHLRLGTGKVIAYEHIQTNKNSSTLILLPGVNRALSAGDRSVQLLAEQGWNLLLPSLPAHPLSIEGLSASETPYFLYDSTIRSADFSSDIEQLVAALKIKDAVPVTLSYTSTVGAFLSPKKFPHVIETVPLGIPTETNPDAAKNAELWEGWLKLNPLMAPFWIRQFRDQAYSKHWGAVVDANLSSDPDYYGANPRAGDIKAGYVTIVRAAEDFDLTKVDYKANAVTRDFILAGEENSERLKNQILALKNYLRSGKPVRVIVVANAGHVLPSESPSVYAAAIGLLAQEPASAGVSFMVVRKAQDVHKAQWQGASELEAWMDGIVK from the coding sequence ATGAAAACAATCGCTCTGTTCATTTCAGTTCTTCTGGTATCACTGACAGCCGCGGCAAAGGTTCAGCATCTTCGTTTGGGAACCGGCAAGGTAATTGCCTATGAGCACATCCAAACCAACAAAAACTCTTCGACATTGATTTTACTTCCCGGGGTGAACCGCGCACTCAGTGCGGGCGATCGTTCAGTGCAACTGCTGGCAGAACAAGGGTGGAATCTTTTGCTGCCTTCATTGCCGGCGCATCCTCTTTCCATCGAAGGTCTTTCTGCCAGTGAAACGCCGTACTTTCTGTATGACTCGACCATTCGCTCTGCGGATTTTTCTTCTGATATTGAACAGCTTGTTGCGGCTTTGAAAATCAAAGACGCCGTTCCGGTGACGCTGTCATACACTTCGACTGTGGGTGCGTTCCTGAGTCCCAAAAAATTCCCACATGTGATTGAAACAGTCCCTTTGGGAATTCCCACTGAAACCAATCCTGATGCGGCGAAGAACGCCGAGTTGTGGGAGGGCTGGTTGAAGCTGAATCCGCTGATGGCTCCGTTCTGGATTCGTCAGTTCCGTGATCAGGCTTACAGCAAGCACTGGGGTGCGGTGGTGGATGCGAACCTTTCCAGTGATCCGGACTATTATGGGGCAAATCCGCGCGCGGGGGATATTAAAGCCGGATATGTGACGATTGTCCGCGCAGCAGAAGATTTTGATCTGACGAAAGTGGACTATAAAGCGAACGCGGTGACTCGTGATTTTATTCTGGCGGGGGAAGAGAATTCCGAACGCCTGAAAAATCAGATTCTGGCGTTGAAAAATTATTTGCGTTCGGGAAAGCCGGTGCGGGTGATCGTGGTGGCGAATGCAGGGCATGTGCTGCCGTCGGAATCCCCGTCAGTGTATGCGGCGGCGATTGGATTGCTCGCGCAGGAGCCTGCGTCTGCGGGGGTGTCTTTTATGGTTGTGCGCAAGGCTCAGGATGTTCACAAGGCCCAGTGGCAGGGGGCTTCGGAATTGGAAGCTTGGATGGATGGGATCGTGAAATAG
- a CDS encoding transposase, whose translation MGRNRFICHTELPYHITARCINRDWFSVEPENVWRVMTTHLHFIHLAFGIRIHAFVLMSNHFHLIASAPNGNLSEAMRFFMSESGRDLRTFSERINVTYGSRFHRSLLSNQLYYQHAYKYLYRNPVMAGLCERVEDYRYSTLRSLLGLEKMEVPVCDDTHWETWGSRFATLEWLNTDPGHEDWEKIQKGLRRSVFKISPYKSRPSHLEVDAL comes from the coding sequence CTGCTAGATGCATTAATCGCGATTGGTTTTCTGTCGAGCCAGAGAATGTCTGGAGAGTGATGACCACGCATCTGCACTTCATACATCTGGCATTTGGAATTCGAATTCATGCATTTGTTTTGATGAGCAACCACTTCCATCTGATAGCTTCAGCACCCAATGGCAATTTAAGTGAAGCAATGCGCTTCTTCATGTCGGAATCCGGAAGAGACCTTCGGACATTCAGCGAGCGAATCAACGTCACCTATGGATCAAGGTTTCACCGAAGTCTGCTGTCGAACCAGCTCTACTATCAACATGCCTATAAATACTTATATAGAAATCCGGTCATGGCGGGGCTTTGCGAAAGAGTCGAAGACTATCGATACTCGACACTAAGAAGTCTTCTTGGATTGGAAAAGATGGAGGTTCCCGTATGTGATGACACTCACTGGGAAACCTGGGGCTCACGGTTTGCCACCTTGGAGTGGCTAAATACGGATCCCGGACACGAAGATTGGGAAAAGATTCAAAAAGGTCTAAGAAGAAGTGTTTTTAAAATCAGCCCCTATAAAAGTCGTCCATCCCATTTAGAAGTTGACGCGCTGTAG
- a CDS encoding substrate-binding periplasmic protein yields MNVIKAIFLTAVLLLTSSRSYAERWVVMTLEWPPFTCSRCPENGAAAKALKDTLNKAGISVEFVFHPWTQTQKNAEQPDVVGYFPSWKDVLPGFTRSEALFKSPLGFIQQRSKPLVWAKLPDLKGKKLGITDGYSNTAEFNRLVKEKVLTVESVLSDDTNVRRVALGQIDGALMDINNARYLILKTHPQYAGRVSVNQRILEDKDLFFAFNTHNRDKAAKLKKALEKVNYQRMVDDYLLKYLLRVD; encoded by the coding sequence ATGAATGTAATCAAGGCGATCTTTCTGACGGCGGTGCTGCTGCTCACGAGCTCGCGGTCCTATGCGGAACGTTGGGTGGTGATGACACTGGAATGGCCTCCTTTTACCTGCTCTCGTTGTCCCGAAAACGGAGCGGCGGCAAAGGCTTTGAAAGACACTCTCAACAAAGCCGGCATTAGCGTCGAATTTGTCTTTCACCCTTGGACTCAAACTCAAAAGAATGCTGAACAGCCGGATGTGGTTGGCTATTTTCCTTCTTGGAAGGATGTGTTGCCCGGCTTTACTCGTTCCGAGGCGTTGTTTAAATCTCCGCTGGGATTTATTCAGCAAAGAAGCAAGCCCCTGGTCTGGGCAAAGCTGCCGGATCTGAAGGGAAAAAAGCTTGGGATCACAGATGGGTACAGCAACACGGCCGAGTTCAATCGACTGGTGAAAGAGAAAGTGCTGACCGTGGAGTCTGTCCTGAGCGATGACACGAATGTGCGCCGGGTGGCTTTGGGGCAGATTGACGGTGCGCTGATGGACATCAACAACGCCCGCTATCTGATATTGAAAACTCATCCACAGTATGCGGGACGGGTTTCAGTGAACCAGCGTATCTTGGAGGACAAGGACTTGTTCTTCGCCTTTAACACTCACAATCGTGATAAGGCGGCTAAGCTTAAAAAGGCCCTTGAAAAGGTCAACTATCAGCGCATGGTGGATGATTATCTGCTGAAGTACCTGCTGCGCGTTGATTAA
- a CDS encoding 3D domain-containing protein → MKVFSQIFALLAAVVLLNACAASKSSDGSGLIPTIYYKPTIQLDKNKCSSASLRDLLSPDGRILTTLCDSDYAQCLLQGSCLIEDDGVSTSYNYHSTKEGVARFIVTDTKTCPFGYGVSNACLDPYFSAAADLKIYKLGDVLYIPRLVGAKMPNGEVHDGYIVIRDAGGGVKGAGRFDFFTGFMDHRNKKNTMARLGFGDPKNRIEYRVVRGEEAASARERRGFPGLKKTILEEQEK, encoded by the coding sequence ATGAAAGTATTCAGTCAGATTTTTGCTCTTCTTGCCGCTGTTGTTTTATTGAATGCCTGTGCGGCTTCAAAATCCAGCGACGGTTCCGGATTGATCCCCACCATTTACTACAAGCCCACAATTCAGCTTGATAAAAACAAATGCTCTTCGGCTTCATTGCGCGACCTGCTTTCCCCTGACGGACGTATTCTGACCACGCTTTGTGATTCTGACTATGCCCAGTGCCTGCTGCAGGGTTCTTGTCTGATTGAGGATGATGGAGTGTCGACCTCTTACAACTATCATTCAACCAAAGAAGGCGTGGCTCGCTTTATCGTGACCGACACCAAGACGTGTCCGTTCGGATATGGAGTGAGCAATGCGTGTCTGGATCCTTACTTCTCGGCCGCGGCGGATTTGAAAATCTATAAGCTGGGTGATGTTCTTTACATTCCACGTTTGGTGGGTGCAAAGATGCCCAATGGTGAAGTTCATGATGGCTATATCGTGATTCGCGATGCCGGGGGCGGCGTCAAAGGTGCCGGCCGTTTTGATTTTTTCACGGGCTTTATGGATCACCGTAACAAGAAAAACACCATGGCGCGCCTTGGTTTCGGAGATCCCAAAAATCGCATTGAATATCGTGTCGTTCGCGGCGAAGAAGCGGCCAGTGCACGAGAACGCCGGGGATTCCCAGGACTTAAAAAAACCATTCTGGAAGAACAGGAAAAGTAG
- a CDS encoding N-acetylmuramoyl-L-alanine amidase-like domain-containing protein: MKRSLLQSLLVSSLVMGMVPAYALAEVTGTEQRLQSLYTSSAQLQGKDRVSAFALQFLSEKSPYIVDPLGEGPEGDISHGPLYRFDGFDCTTFVETVLALSLSSSPEQFRVRMNQIRYEKAVVSYETRNHFPSVDWIPNNIENGFVKDITGSIAGAKTKWSQTWIEKDLWFAKKGEAFVGMSRDFKPELGQLPYIAKEDLLKTPELMDKIPSGTIFHVVRPNWDLRKAIGTRLDVSHMGFLIREKGVLYMVHASNGASRDGSDDDKRVKKESLYSYVERVMMASPSTAGINILAVRKTP, translated from the coding sequence ATGAAACGTTCTTTGCTTCAATCACTGCTTGTTTCCTCCCTGGTGATGGGGATGGTGCCGGCTTATGCGTTGGCCGAAGTAACGGGGACGGAGCAGCGTCTGCAAAGCCTTTACACCTCATCCGCACAATTGCAGGGCAAAGACCGTGTGTCGGCTTTTGCGCTGCAGTTCCTTTCTGAAAAAAGCCCGTACATCGTGGATCCGTTGGGCGAGGGCCCGGAAGGCGACATCAGCCATGGACCGCTTTATCGCTTTGATGGTTTTGACTGCACGACGTTTGTGGAAACTGTGCTGGCGTTATCGCTGTCATCAAGTCCTGAACAGTTCCGTGTGCGTATGAATCAGATTCGCTATGAAAAAGCAGTGGTGTCGTACGAGACCCGCAATCATTTCCCGAGCGTCGACTGGATTCCCAACAATATTGAAAATGGTTTTGTAAAAGACATCACTGGCTCCATCGCGGGGGCGAAGACCAAGTGGTCTCAGACGTGGATTGAAAAAGACCTGTGGTTTGCGAAAAAGGGTGAGGCTTTCGTGGGCATGAGCCGCGATTTCAAGCCGGAACTGGGCCAGCTTCCTTACATCGCCAAAGAGGATCTGCTGAAAACCCCCGAGCTGATGGATAAGATTCCGTCGGGAACGATCTTCCATGTGGTGCGCCCGAACTGGGATCTGCGCAAAGCCATCGGCACGCGCCTGGATGTTTCGCACATGGGCTTTTTGATTCGCGAAAAGGGTGTGCTGTACATGGTGCACGCAAGCAATGGGGCTTCCCGTGATGGCAGTGACGACGATAAACGTGTGAAGAAAGAGTCCCTTTACAGCTATGTCGAACGCGTGATGATGGCTTCGCCGAGCACCGCGGGGATCAACATTCTGGCTGTGCGAAAAACACCGTAG